The following are encoded together in the Strongyloides ratti genome assembly S_ratti_ED321, chromosome : 2 genome:
- a CDS encoding G protein-coupled receptor, rhodopsin-like family and GPCR, rhodopsin-like, 7TM domain-containing protein, which produces MIFNDSSVLVENYVITTPGPPVSFGIGSILLIIFMGFLSVITVLGNLVVLLSYYLEKNIRQPSNYFIFSLAVSDLIIGLEGFPVFTYVVLNNNHWHYGEFLCYLWLSVDYSVCLASIYTVLGITIDRFCSVKYPAIYRNWRTPKKMLLIITAIWMIPSVLFTASTFGYETFTGHKRPPDSTDCIVPFMTDPYVNMTMYISYYWSTLVIMLILYYGIYRAAKKLAVKNEQRQGRIALVAEMKKNCHMKPADVSTTIPAFSETGFSNSILDSQPDTSDSTYSRSHTLYSVNAACQQPPQLNNSLPCNLSSTKNNSYNGSLVLLTNIDIQKKEDEKYVNENNDIITIHKQNNKDAKIVNSNSSDSGISSANLPPKLNKNNEMLRNNSLRFHDSPIIETAIEIASIQPIFNETDTYTVIDIQSKSTIKNQDNEINDTSILKSFSILEDQIPFIDDDTKSLNSRGASRRKINRLSIRHISPATSTFSLSFFSITSPPPPPTDNCLTQDEKSSMKINNEENITTITTTSNLLSKNDEDDEDDDKKITKYLEIDKTSSNIYSLNEESNKLEDQNNNDTVHMGVSSNNGLNEKKSVKTASFLRSKLHRGSTRRLKKSSTRVKARSASALLNEVCDRYDKEKNSGVISHYLDDEEKNFRKPLISLNQRKFYKISLERSNFTSTAANSLTRFLRLIRRPQISKLNSIGIGKSCNKKNSGNINASRSENRARKALRTITVILGTFVVLWTPFYILATIYGFCASCINSPTFNLLYSMSYYFCYCNSPLNPFCYAMANLQFKKTFKRILRFDFRRT; this is translated from the exons atgatattcaATGATTCTTCTGTTTTGGTGGAAAACTATGTTATAACAACACCAGGACCACCTGTATCTTTTGGAATTGGTtccattttattaataatatttatgggTTTTTTATCTGTTATAACAGTTTTGGGTAATTTGGTTGTGCTTTTATCGTactatttagaaaaaaatattcgtCAACCATCAAATTACTTCATCTTCAGTTTAGCTGTTTCAGATTTG ATTATTGGTTTGGAAGGTTTTCCGGTTTTTACATATGTggttttaaataacaatcaTTGGCATTATGGAGAATTTCTTTGTTACCTGTGGTTATCTGTAGATTATTCTGTTTGTCTTGCATCAATTTACACAGTATTAGGTATAACAATTGATAGATTTTGTTCTGTTAAATATCCTGCCATATATCGAAATTGGAGAACaccaaaaaaaatgttattaattattacaGCAATATGGATG atTCCAAGTGTTTTATTTACTGCTTCTACTTTTGGATATGAAACATTTACAGGCCATAAAAGACCACCTGATTCAACGGATTGTATAGTGCCATTTATGACAGATCCTTATGTAAATATGACTAtgtatatttcttattattgGTCTACCCTTGTTATAATGCTTATTCTTTATTATGGAATTTATAGAGCTGCAAAAAAATTAGCAGTGAAAAATGAGCAg cGCCAAGGTAGAATTGCACTTGTAGCagaaatgaaaaagaattgTCATATGAAACCAGCGGATGTCTCAACAACTATTCCAGCATTTTCAGAAACAGGCTTTTCTAATAGTATTCTTGATTCACAACCTGATACTTCTGATAGTACTTATTCTAg atcTCATACATTATATTCTGTTAATGCTGCATGTCAACAACCACctcaattaaataattctttacCTTGTAATCTTTCTtcaactaaaaataatagttacAATGGTTCACTAGTTTTGTTAACAAATATagatatacaaaaaaaagaagatgagaaatatgttaatgaaaataatgatattataacaattcataaacaaaataataaggATGCTAAAATTGTTAACAGTAATAGTAGTGATAGTGGTATTAGCAGCGCAAATTTGCCACCAAAacttaacaaaaataatgaaatgtTAAGAAATAATAGTTTACGTTTCCATGATTCACCAATTATAGAAACTGCTATTGAAATTGCATCTATACAAccaatatttaatgaaacaGATACATATACAGTAATTGATATTCAATCAAAATCTACTATAAAAAATCAAGATAACGAAATAAATGATacaagtatattaaaaagttttagtaTACTTGAAGATCAAATACCATTTATTGATGATGATACAAAATCATTAAATTCTCGTGGTGCATCgagaagaaaaattaatcGTTTAAGTATTCGTCATATCTCTCCTGCAACATCAACATTTTCACTTTCATTCTTTTCAATAACATCACCTCCACCTCCACCAACAGATAATTGTTTAACACAAGATGAAAAAAGTtcaatgaaaataaataatgaagaaaatattactaCAATAACAACAACgtcaaatttattatcaaaaaatgatgaggatgatgaagatgatgacaaaaaaattacaaaatatcttgaaatagataaaacatcatctaatatatattctttaaacGAAGAAAGTAATAAATTGGAAGaccaaaataataatgatacaGTACACATGGGAGTTAGTTCAAATAATGGATTGAATGAAAAAAAGTCTGTTAAAACAGCTTCATTTTTACGGTCTAAG ttgCATCGAGGGTCTACTAGACGTTTAAAAAAGTCATCAACCAGAGTAAAGGCACGTTCTGCTTCCGCGTTATTAAATGAAGTTTGTGATAGatatgataaagaaaaaaattctgGTGTCATTAGTCATTATCTAGATGATgaggaaaaaaattttagaaaaccattaatatcattaaatcaacgaaaattttataaaatttcattagaAAGAAGTAATTTTACCAGTACAGCAGCAAATTCTTTAACAAGatttttaagattaattAGAAGACCacaaatatcaaaattaaattcaaTTGGTATTGGTAAATCATGCAACAAGAAAAACTCAGGAAATATTAATGCATCAAGAAGTGAAAATAGAGCAAGAAAAGCTTTAAGAACCATTACGGTTATATTGGGAACTTTTGTAGTTCTTTGGACACCTTTTTATATTCTTGCTACAATATACGGTTTCTGTGCATCATGCATAAACTCGCCAacttttaatcttttatacAGTATGTCTTATTACTTTTGTTATTGCAATAGTCCATTGAATCCATTTTGTTATGCTATGGCAAAtctacaatttaaaaaaacatttaaacgAATATTGCGGTTTGACTTCCGTAGGACGTAG
- a CDS encoding Nose resistant-to-fluoxetine protein, N-terminal domain-containing protein → MRIFFIIIFLFIILYNSCYGCILCHKYTPKPPVPLDEFRLPSIEFLLSVKDQVIEYCDDTSVFNLTINCDRQIKQLSCAVKELWNYVSKECPQNENECKKCQLEKAKQYMKNSWFLAWFDSIGKMPSGISDGNYHWLGDYEQCALLSEGNYFESRYCMVKFELKGDIKQFDEECHTSTHYDAPNIKLGICTPAYCTSEESKTILKSLAPMPIEINCEPLPQLSTKSFIFIFIFCLWILFVFTMSIFEQSEVDEILHLKYITNAVSIKKNFRQCFSTKRPYDKMHILDGIQFLSSLFLIIGNVFNIMAPYMENVGFLYSFNKMLIAQPIINYLYHVDGLLVLSALSTTLKLHVHVNSIKNTIQLILDRAIRIFPIYAFILCFTTFLFARLGNGPMWSHSLMADRCEKEFWKELLFINNFFGYQETCLDGSYLIANAAQLFIILMILLYINKNFPKATIYTSLFLIISSITYTFIITIIYKTPPALIPTHLFVENNGTEDYINKILVQPYSHIGPYFVGFLFALFIINESFSKVVDILLYIGVLIIAILVIYTPYLFIISGIDKSWNILFSVYSTFSNILWSVVLLVLIYLLDKKSNLISVFLSWRIFYPLSKLSYVIFMISEPVALYYFSSLHRPFHATTMAYLSVTLGIVVVSIVVSALVDVFVSRPIRNIFKFSERRRFLTKSNSLVSQDENYDYGVEMSIYKKNRKPLDLQRKEIKKVHGKEGDKLKHHKGCPDYESDVDDISIIEHEH, encoded by the exons atgagaatattttttattataatatttttatttattatattatataatagttGTTATGGATGTATATTATGTCATAAATATACACCTAAACCTCCAGTTCCATTGGATGAATTTAGATTACCATCTATTGAATTTTTACTTAGTGTAAAAGATCAAGTAATTGAATATTGTGATGATACTTCagtatttaatttaacaatcAATTGTGATAGgcaaataaaacaattatctTGTGCTGTAAAAGAATTATGGAATTATGTAAGTAAAGAATGTCCacaaaatgaaaatgaatgTAAAAAATGTCAATTAGAGAAGGCAAAacaatatatgaaaaatagtTGGTTTTTAGCATGGTTTGATTCAATTGGCAAGATGCCTTCTGGTATCTCTGATGGAAATTATCATTGGTTAGGTGATTATGAACAATGTGCTTTATTAAGTGAAggaaattattttgaatCAAGATATTGTATGGTTAAATTTGAATTAAAAGGtgatataaaacaatttgaTGAAGAATGTCATACTTCAACACATTATGATGCaccaaatataaaattaggTATATGTACACCAGCATATTGTACATCAGAAGAAtctaaaactattttaaaatcattagcACCTATGCCAATAGAAATTAATTGTGAACCATTACCACAATTATCAacaaaatcatttatttttatatttatattttgtctTTGGATTTTATTTGTCTTTACAATGTCAATTTTTGAACAATCTGAAGTTGATGAAATATTACatcttaaatatataactaatgctgtatcaataaaaaaaaattttagacaATGTTTTTCAACAAAACGTCCATATGATAAGATGCATATATTAGATGgtattcaatttttatcatcattatttcttataattggaaatgtttttaatattatggCACCATACATGGAAAATGTTggatttttatattcatttaataaaatgttaatagcACAAccaattattaattatctaTATCATGTTGATGGTCTTCTAGTACTTTCAGCTCTTTCAACAACACTAAAACTTCATGTTCATGttaattcaataaaaaatacgatacaattaattttagataGAGCTATAAGAATATTTCCAATTTATGCATTTATTCTTTGTTTTACAACATTTCTTTTTGCAAGACTTGGAAATGGTCCAATGTGGTCACATAGTTTGATGGCTGATAGATGTGAAAAAGAATTTTGGAAAgagttattatttattaataacttttttggTTATCAAGAAACT tgTTTAGATGGATCATATTTAATTGCCAATGCAGCtcaactttttataattttaatgattttattatatattaacaaaaattttccaAAAGCAACAATATATacatctttatttttaattatttcatcaattacatatacatttattataacaattatatataaaacacCTCCAGCATTGATACCAACACATTTATTTGTTGAAAATAATGGTACAGaagattatattaataaaattctcGTTCAACCATACTCACATATAGGACCATATTTTGTTGGATTTTTATTtgctttatttattatcaatgaATCATTCTCAAAAGTagttgatattttattatatattggtGTTTTAATAATAGCAATTTTGGTAATTTATACtccatatttatttattatatctgGTATTGATAAATCAtggaatattttattttcagtATACTCaactttttcaaatatattatggTCAGTTGTATTAttagttttaatttatttacttgataaaaaaagtaatt tgatTAGTGTATTTTTATCATGGCGTATCTTTTATCCACTCTCAAAATTATCCtatgtaatttttatgatttctGAACCTGTTGCTTTATACTACTTTAGTTCTCTTCATAGACCATTTCATGCAACAACAATGGCATAT ttatcTGTTACACTGGGAATTGTTGTGGTATCTATAGTAGTCTCAGCATTAGTTGATGTTTTTGTTTCTCGACcaattagaaatatttttaaattttctgaACGAAGAagatttttaacaaaaagtaATTCACTAGTAAGTCAGGATGAAAATTATGATTATGGTGTTGAGATgtcaatatataaaaaaaatagaaaaccATTAGATTTACAgagaaaagaaattaaaaaagttcaTGGAAAGGAGGGTGATAAATTGAAGCATCATAAAGGATGCCCAGATTATGAGTCAGATGTCGATGATATATCTATTATTGAACAtgaacattaa
- a CDS encoding Homeotic protein distal-less, with protein MSCGSVEATKDLQSCSYAELDGSKDISNIYSRQSTSLDYSQIGVTNNIDTTTSPGLADATAKLVAAAANYSNNGVYNNPPDFRINTVQGTPYFYPGSFTSSTATQLQTMTQNSIYSTAQNGNQVTNPFLYHQNTSSPEGFGNDHTTKIIEGGEVRINGKGKKIRKPRTIYSSQQLQQLQKRFERTQYLALPERAELAATLGLSQTQVKIWFQNRRSKHKKLSKNGDGDDDRTSDDEDMAAGDTSSSNADGTNSPDPDDISRCQNTSPNHGSGTNSNPSSSIPPISASNQNVSTTLQSTDDSNNTVPSTIPPTSQWNISTGAPPFTSGLMIPPQTNPSYPYNSFLCGPNSLPQNMFGNTGVSSIPTQGAFDKYPTGMENTFDMKSYMCDPQTHYYPQQYFSGTQPYNY; from the exons atgtctTGTGGCAGCGTTGAAGCAACTAAAGACCTTCAAAGCTGTAGTTATGCAGAATTAGATGGTTCTAAAgatatttctaatatttattCACGACAATCTACATCATTAGACTATTCACAAATTGGtgtaacaaataatattgatacaACTACATCTCCTGGTTTAGCAGATGCAACAGCAAAATTGGTAGCTGCTGCAGCTAATTATTCTAATAACGGAGTATATAATAATCCTCCTGATTTTAGAATTAATACAGTCCAAGGAACTCCCTATTTTTATCCTGGATCTTTCACTTCTTCAACAGCAACACAATTACAAACAATGACACAAAATTCAATTTATAGTACAGCACAAAATGGTAATCAAGTAACAAATCCATTTCTTTATCATCAAAATACTTCAAGTCCAGAAGGTTTTGGAAATGATCatacaacaaaaattattgaagGTGGAGAAGTAAGGATAAACGGGAagggaaaaaaaataagaaaaccAAGAACAATATATTCAAGTCAGCAATTACAACAATTACAGAAACGTTTTGAACGAACACAATATTTAGCATTACCAGAGAGAGCTGAACTTGCTGCAACATTAGGGTTATCCCAAACTCag gtAAAAATATGGTTTCAAAACAGACGAtctaaacataaaaaattatcaaagaACGGTGATGGAGATGATGATAGAACATCAGATGATGAAGATATGGCAGCGGGTGATACATCAAGTAGTAATGCTGATGGAACAAATAGTCCTGATCCTGATGATATATCACGATGCCAAAATACATCACCTAATCATGGTTCTGGAACAAACTCTAATCCATCATCATCAATACCACCTATTTCCGCATCAAATCAAAACGTGTCAACAACATTACAATCTACAGATGACAGTAATAATACTGTTCCATCAACAATACCACCAACCTCACAATGGAATATTTCAACAGGAGCACCACCATTTACATCAGGATTAATGATACCACCACAAACAAATCCATCCTATCCATATAATTCATTTCTTTGTGGACCAAATTCACTTCCACAAAATATGTTTGGAAATACTGGTGTATCCTCAATTCCAACACAAGGAGCATTTGATAAATATCCAACAGGAATGGAAAATACATTTGATATGAAATCATATATGTGTGATCCTCAGACACATTATTATCCACAACAATATTTTAGTGGTACACAACcatacaattattaa
- a CDS encoding CD36 antigen family-containing protein yields the protein MEYAASKSSIISYKKKESSIYKKLGCSFSAFCGTLLLIGGVMVLVLMPYFIEESIIHEQQLVEQKSLFGKWKYPDYDITLNVWSHSITNPDNITNGDKPIIANKGPYVFDEKQYKKIISRGNGTIKYRNFMNFYYNKNKSCSNCDLENDHVWIPNIVYQKFVDAALNPAMQVASTALQLQTPFLDVKTKELFFVGYVDPFLSQICSLPFMSILCESLLNMPERIGLFYERNNTFDGEYIIRDGSQDRSRTLGKIIAWNGDNHLPPTWWSKSQASLINGTDGGLLHPYISKDEKIYIFSTFICRSIYLVFESEIDYYGVKGYRFVAPTELFDWSRPENEGFCHPNTKKYFDQQKDNCMPNGIMDLSRCLRGNPDIVSSMPNFFGADEYVQQSIEGMDIPNPETDQIFIDVEPRLGTLLRASRKLQINFAIRNGANISNFYYPKMKSNFVPVMSLREDVEIGKANLQEIKDRLYDIERFVYWGCLFSTIFGILLIIIAILLFCSLRRSKKYSTTSSIHPSSQTPPVILTE from the exons atggaGTATGCAGCTTCAAAAAGTTCTATAATatcatacaaaaaaaaagagagcagtatttataaaaaacttGGATGTAGTTTTTCGGCATTTTGTggtacattattattaattggaGGAGTTATGGTTTTAGTATTAATGCCATATTTTATTGAAGAATCTATAATTCATGAACAACAACTTGTTGaacaaaaaagtttattcGGTAAATGGAAATATCCTGATTATGATATTACTCTTAATGTTTGGTCTCATTCTATTACAAATCCtgataatataacaaatggAGATAAACCAATAATTGCTAATAAAGGACCATATGTTTTTGAtgaaaaacaatataaaaag attatttCAAGAGGTAATGGAACGATAAAATACCGAAATTTTAtgaacttttattataacaaaaataaatcatgTAGTAATTGTGATTTGGAAAATGATCATGTTTGGATACCAAATATAGTGTATCAAAAGTTTGTTGATGCAGCTCTTAATCCAGCAATGCAAGTTGCCTCAACTGCTCTTCAATTGCAAACACCATTTTTAGATGTCAAaacaaaagaattattttttgttggTTATGTTGATCCATTTTTAAGTCAAATATGTTCATTACCATTTATGAGTATACTTTGTGAATCATTACTAAATATGCCTGAAAGAATTGGTCTTTTTTATGAAAGAAATAATACATTTGATGGTGAATATATTATTCGTGATGGAAGTCAAGATAGAAGTAGAACATTAGGAAAAATTATTGCCTGGAATGGTGATAATCATCTTCCACCAACATGGTGGAGTAAATCTCAGGCATCATTAATTAATGGAACAGATGGTGGTTTATTACATCCTTATATATCaaaagatgaaaaaatttatatttttagtacaTTTATTTGTCGTTCAATATATTTAGTTTTTGAAAGTGAAATTGACTATTATGGAGTTAAAGGATACCGTTTTGTAGCTCCTACAGAACTTTTTGATTGGTCTAGACCAGAAAATGAAGGTTTCTGTCATCCAaacacaaaaaaatattttgatcaaCAAAAAGATAATTGTATGCCAAATGGTATTATGGATTTGAGTAGATGTTTAAGAGGTAATCCAGATATTGTTTCATCAATGCCAAACTTTTTTGGAGCTGATGAATATGTTCAACAATCAATTGAAGGAATGGATATTCCAAATCCAGAAACtgatcaaatttttattgatgtAGAACCTCGCCTAGGAACTTTATTAAGAGCTTCCAGAAAActacaaattaattttgcCATTCGCAATGGTGCAaatattagtaatttttaCTATCCTAAAATGAAATCAAATTTTGTTCCTGTCATGTCGTTACGTGAAGATGTTGAAATAGGGAAGGCAAATTTACAAGAAATCAAAGATCGTTTATATGATATTGAAAGATTTGTTTATTGGGGATGCCTTTTTAGTACTATTTTTGGTATACTTCTTATAATTATTgctatattacttttttgttCACTTAGaagatcaaaaaaatattcaacaaCATCCTCAATTCATCCAAGTTCACAAACACCACCTGTTATTCTTacagaataa
- a CDS encoding Cyclin-T has translation MSMLDSRIIAGLQSRFKKHDRNMWIFTEEELANVPSIKDGMSAQEVLNCRIRTANYITQMMIMLNKRATGVKRITQLCTCIAITHMHRFYTLHSFKHFNMIDVAASCLYLACKTEDCYRKISYVIHAWWKIKYPNEQPPDDKDDSFIQSKKLIEMIENLLLKSVNFDMQLLIPHYVVLRVCQSCKVDRNVISAAYFYVMDMIHLTDWAVRYSDDTLACLGCHLAISHAIGDGDERLKSTIMEVDPCEYIIKNSNNTISRSLISTLANEFLFFLEDNKDKMTFRRHLRFREKRDTGCYTKNQAIAI, from the exons ATGTCAATGTTGGATAGTAGGATTATTGCTGGTCTTCAAAGCCGTTTTAAAAAGCATGATAGAAATATGTGGATATTTACAGAAGAGGAACTTGCTAATGTGCCTAGTATTAAAGATGGTATGTCAGCTCAAGAAGTTTTGAATTGTAGAATTAGAACGGCAAATTATATAACACAAATGATGATAATGCTCAATAAAAGAGCCACGGGTGTTAAAAGAAT AACACAATTGTGTACGTGTATTGCAATTACACATATGCATCGTTTTTATACTTTACATAGTttcaaacattttaatatgataGATGTTGCAGCATCATGCCTTTATTTAGCTTGTAAAACAGAAGATTGTTATAGGAAAATATCATATGTTATTCATGCATGGtggaaaataaaatatcctAATGAACAACCTCCAGATGATAAAGATGATTCATTTATACaatctaaaaaattaattgaaatgatagaaaatttattgttgAAATCTGTTAATTTTGATATGCAATTATTAATTCCACATTATGTTGTTTTACGGGTATGCCAAAGCTGTAAAGTAG atcGAAATGTTATTTCTGCTgcttatttttatgttatggATATGATTCACTTAACTGATTGGGCTGTGAGGTATTCAGATGATACACTTGCTTGCTTAGGATGTCATTTAGCTATAAGTCATGCTATTGGTGATGGTGATGAAAGATTAAAATCTACTATTATGGAGGTTGATCCTTGTgagtatattataaaaaatagcAACAATACGATATCAAGATCACTAATTAGTACGTTGGCTAATGAATTCCTGTTTTTCTTAGAAGATAACAAAGATAAAATGACATTTAGACGTCACTTGAGATTTAGAGAAAAACGAGATACAGGATGTTACACAAAAAATCAGGCTATTGCAATCTAG
- a CDS encoding Cyclin-like domain-containing protein, protein MMKHRSNIVSNDKSSHEIFNNNLNSTSEKDCEDKLLTAKRIGCFVILEIKSRLNQSRHTNHFKIKNCHVCYAIDYFYRFVSEHGVELFDIVAVATLSLYYALKQKTNKVKLMEFVYLYLFIRYPDIAFEGEVWLNYSQPTRELFLFIENVLIKTIGFNSDIIDNNTTGLLFFQITRELKLPEKIFIRACFFFGEFIYFTNLDRKFDSATIAATSIELALKHRNEGRTDFIQFRDSLANAESYALKLLSKDDEFFSVLIKECSNEFINIIENLKYDKKFVNFVTGRFECMKKNRIWMDFCFRPEVM, encoded by the exons atgatGAAACACAGAAGTAATATTGTTTCAAATGACAAATCTTCtcatgaaatttttaataataatttaaattcaaCATCTGAAAAAGATTGTGAAGACAAATTGTTAACAGCAAAAAGGATAGGATGTTTTGTTATATTAGAAATCAAAAGTAGACTTAATCAATCAAGACATacaaatcattttaaaat aaaaaattgtCATGTATGTTATGCCATTGACTATTTTTACAGGTTTGTTTCTGAACATGGAGTtgaattatttgatatagTTGCTGTTGCTACATTGTCTTTGTATTATGCTTTGAaacaaaaaacaaataaagtTAAACTAATGGAGTTtgtttatctttatttatttattcgTTATCCAGATATAGCCTTTGAAGGTGAAGTATGGCTTAAT tattcaCAACCAACCAGAGAattgtttctttttattgaaaatgtttTGATTAAAACAATAG gaTTTAATTCTGATATCATTGACAACAACACCACTGGCCTTTTATTTTTCCAGATAACGAGAGAATTAAAGTTAccagaaaaaatttttataagagCTTGCTTCTTCTTTGGagaatttatatattttacaaatttgGATAGAAAATTTGATTCAGCTACAATTGCTGCCACATCAATTGAGTTAGCTTTGAAACATAGAAATGAAGGTAGAACTGATTTTATACAGTTTAGAGATTCCCTGGCAAATGCAGAAAGTTATgctttaaaattgttatctAAAGATGATGAATTTTTTTCAGTTCTTataaaag aatGTTCAAACGAgttcataaatattatagaaaatttaaaatatgataaaaaatttgttaactTTGTAACTGGTCGTTTTGAGtgtatgaaaaaaaataggaTTTGGATGGATTTTTGTTTTAGACCAGAAGTTATGTGA
- a CDS encoding CD36 antigen family-containing protein, producing MISLNTSRIVILIGYINNVFAKMDYLGRDENGTYNAITKAWQKPIYNMSVRFYFYSVKNSKDIYSKGDKPILEEIGPYYFDERQEKMNIKFLENDTKIEYENHRFYYFNESLSCKSCSLDDYVVIPSVVFQKIAQYSNHFFLRNAIDVFLKTEHISPFINITVREALFEGYKDPILRLICSQPLLSQICDVFKIDQKIGFFYNKNGTSDGVYTIDTGLKDRSKLSHIYGWNGMYGKLDTTYWYGEEARIIRETDGQMYPPNIDSSKPIIIFAGQACRSIVFDFEKKNNFEGVKSYMYTSSKSMSNMQEEKRKGFCDPSTPRYFNNTDIQIEGCHPNGLIDASVCVPDAPKIYISPPHFTSCPPEMSDKFTGISNDTNDDVTYLEIEPDTGVTIHVESRSQINLGMLNKIFQVTSKQDNLIFPIFYMKESISMDSQTREELMHGISFFNSIAIIIGICCLFASCVVLSFGLWSYYKNKSYYDSTSENSNLVENEETETDNPII from the exons atgatatccTTAAACACTTCAAGAATTGTCATTTTAATtg GTTACATAAATAATGTCTTTGCAAAG atggATTATCTTGGTAGAGATGAAAATGGAACATATAATGCAATTACAAAAGCATGGCAAAAACCTATCTACAATATGAGTGTTagattttacttttattctgtaaaaaattcaaaagaTATCTATAGTAAGGGTGATAAACCTATTTTAGAAGAGATTGGACCATACTATTTTGATGAAAGACaagaaaaaatgaatattaaatttttagaaaatgataCTAAAATTGAGTATGAAAATCAtagattttattattttaatgaaagtTTATCATGTAAATCTTGTTCACTAGATGACTATGTTGTAATTCCAAGTGTAGTTTTTCAA aaaatagcACAATATTCAAATCATTTTTTCTTAAGAAATGCCATtgatgtatttttaaaaactgaACATATTTCaccatttattaatattaccGTTAGAGAAGCATTATTTGAAGGATATAAAGATCCTATTTTAAGATTAATTTGTTCTCAACCATTATTATCACAAATATGtgatgtttttaaaattgatcaAAAAATTggtttcttttataataaaaatggaaCTTCTGATGGTGTATATACAATTGATACTGGATTAAAAGATAGAAGTAAATTAAGTCATATTTATGGTTGGAATGGAATGTATGGAAAATTAGATACAACTTACTGGTATGGAGAGGAAGCAAGAATTATCCGTGAAACTGATGGACAGATGTATCCTCCAAATATTGATTCATCAAAAcctattataatatttgctGGCCAGGCTTGTAGAAGTATAGTATttgattttgaaaaaaaaaataattttgaaggtGTCAAAAGTTATATGTATACTTCTTCAAAATCTATGTCAAATATGCaagaagaaaaaagaaaaggtTTTTGTGATCCTTCAACTCctagatattttaataatacagATATTCAAATTGAAGGTTGTCATCCAAATGGGTTAATAGATGCTTCTGTTTGCGTTCCAGATGCtccaaaaatatatatttcacCTCCTCACTTTACTTCATGTCCTCCAGAAATGAGTGATAAATTTACTGGCATAAGTAATGATACAAATGATGATGTAACTTATCTTGAAATTGAACCTGACACCGGAGTTACAATTCATGTTGAATCTAGATCTCAAATTAATCTTggaatgttaaataaaatatttcaagtAACATCAAAACAAGATAATCTTATTTTCcctattttttatatgaagGAGTCAATTTCAATGGACTCACAAACCAGAGAAGAATTGATGCATGGAATTTCATTCTTTAATTCTATTGCAATTATTATTGGAATTTGTTGTTTATTTGCTTCATGTGTTGTATTGTCCTTCGGACTTTGGTCTTACTACAAAAATAAGAGTTACTACGATTCCACTTCTGAAAAT aGTAATCTAGTCGAAAATGAAGAAACGGAAACTGATAATCCAATTATATAA